The genomic region CTCTTGGTCATGTATGCAGAACATGACACTCAACTCTTGTTTCTATTATCTCAGCACTACAGTTCACAAAATGTAGGCTTACATCAAAACAAGTACTACTACAGTAAGATATCCTAACTCTTACTGCAAACCATGTTGCTGCTGAACATGCTTACAGATGCTTTCTCATGCAggcacatacactgagtgtacaaaacattaagaacaccttcctaatattgagttgaccccccacccacccccattttccctcagaatagcctcaattcgtcagtgCATAGACCGTGTCATTGTTGAGTCCAATGCTTCCCTCAGGTGCACCACGTTGTCTGGATGTTCTTGGGGTGGTGGAGTGCAcaaaatgttttgtgcactcagtgtagtTGCAGGCAAAAATCTGGCACCATCCTATGGTTCATAAAGCAATGGACTATGAGTAATTATGTATTGTTTGATAATTTGTTTAATTCTTACCAGGTATTGGGAGCTTCACCATTCAGTCTGTGAGAAACTATGCCCGTGTCGTAAGAAAGAAGAAGCCAGGTATGGAGGAACCGGGTCAACTATTTGATCTAAGACCACTTGGATGTTTGATATTTACTGTCTAAGTTTTTTTCCATCAGTGATGACAAGTCAGTTGAGTGATCTTCCTCCGACAATGCTGAAAATGGAATATGCCGCTGTTCCACTCGCTCAAACGTATGTACATTTAATTTGTCCAAACTTAAATTAAATGCATTTTATGTCATGCAGACATGGCTCATGTATGTTCAACTCTCCCATGTCCAAACAACTACAGCATTGAGATGATGTTGTTTAAAATAGTTATTCTGTCTTTATTTGTACAATATATAGGCCTACTCTGCCTTTGTACTATACCTCTACTATTCAGTACATCTCTTCCTAATGCTGATCTGTTATTATGTGTTTACAGAGCTGATGACCTTGTCAAAAGACTTCTGACACTGGAACTAGCAAGCCATGTATGTTCTTTTCACCTTGTTACTACATTCTATTCATCTAGTCTTTCTCTTTGCGCTCATAAGAATAACTACAATAGAGTAACTACAGTTTGTGTATACCTCTGTTCTTGCTATAGTTTACATTATGATACGACCGTTTTTCTATACCTATGCTGGATATTGCATAATCAAAACACCATGTGTGTCACCAGAGCGAGAAGTTGAAATTGAAAAAGGAGCAGCTGATTGCAAAAGTCCAGAGGGATGAAGCTGACCGCAGCTCTTCAGAAGTCAAGGGTAGGTTCCCGTTTTGGGACTAGTGAACAACCATGCTTTTCCTCTGAGGAACCACCTTATTTCAGCAATCGTTTGTTCATTCCTTAACCCCTTTCTTGACCTTTTAGTGGCCATTTTGACCTCCAAAATCCGAAACTACCAGGAGCACCTGCACAAACATACAAAGGTGTGTATGGGCAACGGGTAAATGCAAGACTGTGTAATTTTAAGTCCCTATAGTAACAGTGACGTGAATGCATATTATTTCCACACGTGTAATTTCCTATCCGCTCCCTATCTGGTGTGAGGTTTGTCAACAGGATTTCCTGTGTAGTGCATACACCCACCATGACATTTGacagagtagtagtggtggtgctgctgCATGCTGGGAATTTAAACTGTCACAACGTATACACGTAACATTGAATCAAACATTTTTGCAGACATATTGCAAAATATAACTCCTTTAGCACAGCTAAAATGTTAAAGCCAAGGTTTGGCAGTCTGTCACTATACTGTGTCTCACTTTTGTATCTCACTCCCCCTATGCTTTTTTTAGTTTGGTTTTGAAAGTCTCAAAATCACTATGCTATTTTTAATTTGAAAAAAAAACCTTCTCTATTATGTAAAAGACATGTTCCCAGACTAGGGGTTAGATTCAatctgtagccatgaagagcTGCGTTACAGCACAATATACATTTAAAGGCAATATTCTTGCGGAGACATCATTCACGGTGAATGCTGTGTTGGTCAGCTCAATGAGAtattacctttacatttcaatcgCCCTACAGTGCTGCTCTTCAGCGCTATGGATTGAATCAAGCCTTAAATAATGTTATCTCTTTAAGCTTATTTTTTCTCCATTTGACCTCTGACTCTGTGTTTCGGCCCCCCATCTTTGTATCAGGACAAAGCGAACAAGCGATGGATGCTCATGGCCATTGACCGCAGGAAGAAGCTGCTCAAGCACCTCAGGGTAACGCGCTACGACGCCTTTGAACATGTCTGCCAGCAGCTGGGCATCACCTACACTTTCCCTCCGGAGTACTACAGACATGCCACCCGACGCTGGCTGGCCAAGAAGGCCCTGTGCATAAAGGTACACAACAAAACTATATTCACTTTATTTAGCGCAATTTTCTAGCTTGGTTCCAGAGTGGTTTGTACTGTAtggttggcaagacagcacaaacagatctgggaccagactagcaATTTTCTTGTTACTATTTCTGCTGTATGCAGGCTGTTGAACCATCGCTTTTACCATTAGTCTAATGCATGACTTAATCTAAAAGTCAAAGCAAAGCTTTTTTATTTTatctatatttaactaggcaagtcagttaagaacaaattcttattttcaatgatggcctaggagcagtgggttaactaccttgttcaggggcagaattacagGTTTTtgtcttgtcagctcagggattcgatcttgcaacctttccgttactagaccaacgctctaaccactaggctgtttGCCGCCCCAAATGAAAACATTTATaatttggttgttgttgttgtcattgttGTTGGGTGTTTTTCTGTAGGTTTATCTGACTGTGTCCTTTCTTAGGTCTTCAAAGAGGTGCAGAAACAGAAACTGGAGCAAAGGAAGAAAATTAAGCAGACCCCTCCCCCCACGTTGGCAGAACCAGCCAGGACAGAAGCTACAGGAACCCAATAAACTGCCACAGTATCCAATGTCTGTCTTACTCTATGCATTCAGTCTTGCTTTCAATGGACAAATTAGTTTTGCATGGCCCAGTGAGCGGGGTTTGCTCCTTTTCGACCATTCCATTTGTCCTAAGGAGAAATCTCCACCCACCCATTGCCACCAGTTCATGTAAAATTAATTTTCCCGTGTATTGTTATACTGTAATAAGACACATGAATAACTTATTGTCTGTAGTACACCAAGTCTTCATTCTTCTTGTCCCTTCTGCAAGTAGATGCATCATCAAATAAATGCAGTGACGCAGATATGTGGTTTTGGTGTGGGCAATGTCTATGTGCTCCACATATGTGACCTGAGAGTGTCAAATCCACAATGAATCATTTAATAAAATGTATTGTATAATCCATTTGTTTGCTCTCTTTTATAAAAACTTTTATCACATATAGTCACTTGTGTATGGTGATATGTAACTACTCCAATTGAAAGCGATAAAACACTTCTACTTGATGCTGATTAAAATGCTAATGAAAGATGAGAAAAAAGAACATTACGCCCTATGGTTGAACTGTGGTTGAAACTGAAGTGTAAGATTAATCATATGATAACTTTCCTGAACATAGCTTGTAATCGTGTTTACGAGAACTGAAAGAACATCAGATATCTGGTGTTTATCGACCGACCTATGTTAAACCAAGGTTATACTCATGATCTGTCACCTGTGAATTGACCTTGAATCCTATAATACTGTGGAATGGTGAGGTCATTAAACAGCTTAACTGTCCTGTGAATTTGGTGTTTTCACTGCTGTTGAGAGTTGTCTTGAGAAACATACTAGGAGTGTGTAACCAGCGCTTGTTCACAGCTTTAGTAACTTCCTGTTAGTGTATTGACTCAGATCAGGAGAG from Oncorhynchus masou masou isolate Uvic2021 chromosome 29, UVic_Omas_1.1, whole genome shotgun sequence harbors:
- the mrps15 gene encoding small ribosomal subunit protein uS15m; this encodes MLSSMALRSVFKSTSVVLRECGVLSRLKGTRASLQLKHGAFTSVTTGPSHSNNETALTGIGSFTIQSVRNYARVVRKKKPVMTSQLSDLPPTMLKMEYAAVPLAQTADDLVKRLLTLELASHSEKLKLKKEQLIAKVQRDEADRSSSEVKVAILTSKIRNYQEHLHKHTKDKANKRWMLMAIDRRKKLLKHLRVTRYDAFEHVCQQLGITYTFPPEYYRHATRRWLAKKALCIKVFKEVQKQKLEQRKKIKQTPPPTLAEPARTEATGTQ